Proteins encoded within one genomic window of Pristiophorus japonicus isolate sPriJap1 chromosome 11, sPriJap1.hap1, whole genome shotgun sequence:
- the nit2 gene encoding omega-amidase NIT2 isoform X2, which produces MADNMSGAITKFRLALIQLKVSPLKASNHSKVRTLVKEATVKGAKIVALPECFNSPYGTNYFPEYAEKIPGESTQVLSEIAKENRIYLIGGSIPEEDGGKFYNACTVFAPDGSMLLKYRKIHLFDIDVPGKIHFQESETLSPGNSLCTFDTPYCKTGIGICYDLRFPELAQIYTQQGCQLLVYPGAFNMTTGPAHWELLQRARAVDNQIYVAGVSPAQNEKNSYVAWGHSTIVNP; this is translated from the exons AATTCCGTTTGGCACTTATTCAGCTCAAGGTCTCGCCCTTGAAAGCCAGCAACCACAGCAAAGTCCGAACACTAGTGAAGGAAGCAACAGTGAAGGGGGCAAAGATTGTAGCGCTCCCT GAATGTTTCAATTCTCCATATGGAACAAATTATTTCCCAGAATATGCAGAAAAAATCCCAGGGGAGTCAACCCAAGTGTTATCTGAAATAGCAAAAGAGAATCGGATTTACCTTATTGGAG GCTCTATTCCAGAGGAAGATGGTGGGAAGTTTTACAATGCCTGTACTGTGTTTGCACCTGATGGATCCATGCTGCTGAAATACAGAAAG ATTCACTTGTTTGATATTGATGTACCCGGGAAAATTCATTTCCAGGAATCTGAGACACTTTCTCCTGGCAATTCATTATGCACCTTTGATACTC CTTACTGCAAGACAGGGATTGGGATCTGTTATGATTTGAGGTTTCCAGAACTTGCTCAAATTTACACACAACAAG GATGCCAACTTCTAGTTTATCCAGGAGCATTCAACATGACAACAGGGCCGGCCCATTGGGAACTCCTACAAAGGGCGAG GGCTGTTGATAATCAGATCTATGTAGCAGGAGTATCGCCtgcacaaaatgagaaaaattcctATGTGGCATGGGGTCACAGCACTATAGTAAACCCATG A
- the nit2 gene encoding omega-amidase NIT2 isoform X1 has translation MADNMSGAITKFRLALIQLKVSPLKASNHSKVRTLVKEATVKGAKIVALPECFNSPYGTNYFPEYAEKIPGESTQVLSEIAKENRIYLIGGSIPEEDGGKFYNACTVFAPDGSMLLKYRKIHLFDIDVPGKIHFQESETLSPGNSLCTFDTPYCKTGIGICYDLRFPELAQIYTQQGCQLLVYPGAFNMTTGPAHWELLQRARAVDNQIYVAGVSPAQNEKNSYVAWGHSTIVNPWGEIVTKAGTDETIIYGDIDLKYLSDVRQQIPVLKQKRHDLYSVQSMKD, from the exons AATTCCGTTTGGCACTTATTCAGCTCAAGGTCTCGCCCTTGAAAGCCAGCAACCACAGCAAAGTCCGAACACTAGTGAAGGAAGCAACAGTGAAGGGGGCAAAGATTGTAGCGCTCCCT GAATGTTTCAATTCTCCATATGGAACAAATTATTTCCCAGAATATGCAGAAAAAATCCCAGGGGAGTCAACCCAAGTGTTATCTGAAATAGCAAAAGAGAATCGGATTTACCTTATTGGAG GCTCTATTCCAGAGGAAGATGGTGGGAAGTTTTACAATGCCTGTACTGTGTTTGCACCTGATGGATCCATGCTGCTGAAATACAGAAAG ATTCACTTGTTTGATATTGATGTACCCGGGAAAATTCATTTCCAGGAATCTGAGACACTTTCTCCTGGCAATTCATTATGCACCTTTGATACTC CTTACTGCAAGACAGGGATTGGGATCTGTTATGATTTGAGGTTTCCAGAACTTGCTCAAATTTACACACAACAAG GATGCCAACTTCTAGTTTATCCAGGAGCATTCAACATGACAACAGGGCCGGCCCATTGGGAACTCCTACAAAGGGCGAG GGCTGTTGATAATCAGATCTATGTAGCAGGAGTATCGCCtgcacaaaatgagaaaaattcctATGTGGCATGGGGTCACAGCACTATAGTAAACCCATG GGGTGAAATTGTAACTAAAGCTGGTACTGATGAAACTATTATATATGGAGATATAG ATTTGAAATATCTTTCGGACGTTCGTCAACAGATACCAGTTCTCAAGCAGAAGCGGCATGATCTCTACAGTGTGCAGTCTATGAAAGATTGA